The DNA sequence CCGTGGGTGATCAACATGTATGAAGAGAAGCATATGTGGGCTACTGcatatataagaaaaaaattcttTGCTGGCTTTAGAATTACCTCAAGTTGTGAAGGTTTACACTCAGTTGTGGCAAGGTATGTGGGGTCGCGATATGATCTGACAAGTTTTGTAGAGCATTTTCAAAGGTGTGTTGCACACTTGCGCTTTAAAGAATGTAATGCTGATTATGAATCTACACGTGAGGTGCCCGTCATGCAGACTTGTATAGAGCTGCTAGCAAGATATACTGCTGAGTTATACACTCATGAGATATTTCTTCTGTTTCGGCCATTTCTCTCTAGAGCTGGATCAATGCGGGTGCTAAACGTAGAGAATAATGATGATTGCATAAAATACATTGTGTGTAAGCATGGGAGGCCCGATTTTATGTGGACCGTTGATTTTCGTCAAGAAGAAATGATCTTCATGTGTACATGTTTAAGAATGGAGTCATTTGGAATTCCCTGCGAACATATTGTGAAAGTTCTGGTTGACAGAGACATTTGTGAGATTCTCCGGTCATTGATATTGGATAGATGGACAAAAAAGATTAAATCAGCACTCAATGATCCAAGTGGGTTCACCAGGGATGCTGTTGTTATTAGTCATCAAAGTGCCTTGATGGAATTTTTGAAGCAATTGGCTGTTGTTGCTGCTAAAGTACCAGAGAGATATGAAGAGACACGTGACACAATTATGGGATTGTACTCATCTTACAATGCTGCAAACGAGGGCATTAATCAACCTCAGTCAGGTGTAGCTAAAAGTAGCAATCCGTATGTGCATCAAAGCGGTGTAGGCTTAGGACAACTATCTAGGAAGAAGAGGCAACGTTGTAGTGTTTGTCAAATGGAAGGACGTAAGAAGACAACATGTCCTTGGCAAAAGGACATTGACAACAACATTATAGAAGATGAAGCTAATGGTTCAGATGATGGCGACATGTATATTGAACCGTGGCTGATTTAGATAGCGATGATTAGCAACCTCTATAAACTAAATATTTTTGCGTAGAGAATCGGTTTcatatttgtatttatttattttttatcactatattaataatattttatatattcttCCAATAGTCGTACTTATGCTTTTTAGATgaaataattgtcaaataaaTATCAGTAAGCAAAAAATAGGGTATAAAAATCGGTCAAACCGGCGGTTAACTGATAAACCGATAAAAAAATCGGACgggtttttagtagtttttctGTTTAAATTGCCGCACCAACAGCGTCGTTTAATGGGCTGGAGAAAAAAACAATGTCATGAAAACTTATTCGAACCGGCCGGTTTTCGAAATTGGATAGGATTATGCCGGTCTTTGCATGCTGAAGAAAGGGGAATGAACCCTAGTCTCAGACAGAACCACTCACACCTCTCATCTCGAGCCTCTACAGTCCACTCTCACTAGGGGTGTTCAAAACCGATCCAATTAGAAACAAAACCGACTAACTGAACCCAAAAAACTGATAACTGaacaaaccaaaaaaaaaaaaaaaattaagcaaAAATGATTTTTGCAGTTTTTTGCAGTTCAGTTAGGATTTTCGGTTCTGATAGAGAAAACCCTAACCGAACGGGTGTTATTAAAAAACCCTAATATAAAAGCATCCCCTTCCACAATCCACAGTTACATTCCATGTGACCTAAATTAGCTACTCCAGGAACCCAAACTCCCTCAAGCCCTCTCTCAAGCGCCGAATATCAGCGCTgaacctccttcttcttcaccaccAACGACGCTGCCGGACAGTACCATCGCGGTGGCGCATCTCTTTCCCCTCCTTCTGCCTTCCTCCTAGGCTCGTAGGGcttctctctctccctcacCCTCGACGAAGCCCAACAGCATGCACGGACGCACTAGACGCAGTCGAAGCCGCTGCCGTTCGTTGCCCATCGGCCGTCAGTAGTCGCCCGTCGCTCATCGCTCGTCGCTCATCGCTCGTCACCCGTTCGTAGAAGCAGTATTGTCCGTACATCTCTGGGTTTTTGGTTCGTGGCCACCATCATCTCACCATCATGGATCTCTGTCGTCCTCTGTAACGGACTCTATGTCTAAGCCTCAggtttgtttttttattttaaaattctgattttttttttaattctggTTTAGTCTGCTTATTGAAGTTAATTTGTATTGAACACTTAATTAGCTTGTTCTTGATTATATGGTTGAGTTGTTGAATTTGAGGTTGTTTTTTAATTCTGAACTTTTATTCTGTTGTTAATTTAGGGTAATTCTGGTTTAGGGTTGACTTTGAACCTTTTGTTTATTCAGTTTTAATGCAAGAAAGGGGAATTAGCTTGGTTGTATTTCACTATTTCTGATTCAGTCttgttctattttttattcagtTTGGTTCTATTTCTGATTTAGTCTCTTGCTTTTATTTTTGCTTGATTTTTTTGAGTATTATTGTACCATCTGCTTCCTCCAATTTTGCGAAATTGTTAATGACCTAAATTTGGTGTGCTTCTGCTAATTTGATGTTACTGATTTCCTAGTCGAATTGATTATTGTTAGAGGAAATGTGTCTTTTATGTACCATTTACGGGTTTATTGATGATTGTATTTGTTTCTCATTTTAAAGGATGATACACCAAGGCCCGGTCAGCCTGGTCCTGCACCTCGTCCTGCTGGTGGAGTAGGAGCTGCCCCTGGGtatattggaggttgagaaagCAGATCACAACGTGAGAGTAACGTTAGTAGAGCTTTACAATGAGGAAACAACGGATTCTGTGCCTCCTGAGAAAACTGTAAAATCTGAAGATGATAATTTTAAAAGTCCTATCGCTCTACTGGAGGATTGGAAAGGGGGCTTCCATTGTTAATTTAGGAAGAATTGATTAAAATTCTGTAATATATATACTTCGTATATGTCTTAGCAATATATGAATAGATTATTAAAATGCTTTGATATACTTGCATGGTGGTTTTTTTTCTGGTCGACATTCTATAGATCAGTCTAATGTTGAACAAATGAAAAGAACAAAATAGAATGCAAACAAATAAAAGGCCATGGAATGTTTTtacataaattaattatataaaataaaatatataattcacAAGACATAAAATTTATATGGCATTGTTGTTGAAATAATAAATGAGAATGAcattaattcataaaaaaatatgagtTTTTGAAACTAAAATATCTCTATATGCATAGATGtagagaaaaattata is a window from the Arachis stenosperma cultivar V10309 chromosome 3, arast.V10309.gnm1.PFL2, whole genome shotgun sequence genome containing:
- the LOC130965923 gene encoding protein FAR1-RELATED SEQUENCE 5-like; the encoded protein is MLGDYEIPVFKRKWVHLIEEFGIEDKPWVINMYEEKHMWATAYIRKKFFAGFRITSSCEGLHSVVARYVGSRYDLTSFVEHFQRCVAHLRFKECNADYESTREVPVMQTCIELLARYTAELYTHEIFLLFRPFLSRAGSMRVLNVENNDDCIKYIVCKHGRPDFMWTVDFRQEEMIFMCTCLRMESFGIPCEHIVKVLVDRDICEILRSLILDRWTKKIKSALNDPSGFTRDAVVISHQSALMEFLKQLAVVAAKVPERYEETRDTIMGLYSSYNAANEGINQPQSGVAKSSNPYVHQSGVGLGQLSRKKRQRCSVCQMEGRKKTTCPWQKDIDNNIIEDEANGSDDGDMYIEPWLI